DNA sequence from the Dryobates pubescens isolate bDryPub1 chromosome 8, bDryPub1.pri, whole genome shotgun sequence genome:
AGTACAGCACAAGCTTTCACATCTTTTTAAGGATTTCATAGAAACAAAGATGACTTCTGAGCATCAAGAcctaaaaaaaaagtcttaagtCTTTGGCTTATATTCACTTGAAGATTTGGGTCCAGCTCAAGATGCAAATCAGAGAAACCTGTGGTATAGCACAGACTGAAGAGCACCATAGGGATgcagggggagaagaaaaaggtcATGGGCTGTTCCTGTTGGGTTAGCCAAAGGGTAACAAACGAAATGCCTGCTCCTCATTATAAAATAAACCTAGGCTTACTCTAGGATTCAGTGATGTAGTAAAGCACTTCCTCTGGGTTCTTCTCTCAGACACACAGGATGCTAATTAAATTTAACCATTAAAATTCTGTAGTCTTTCAGCAGTGAAGATTAGTATTACCTTCAGGACAAATGTGCTGTTCTCCTTATTGCTGGCataattttctctctctcttactGAAAAACCTCCACACACTTTCTGATGCTTACTCCTAACAAATGGTACTGAAGTGCACTCATCAGTTTTGCTTACTCTACTCTGTTTGGCTTGCTCACTTCCAGTACTTCTTTCTGGGAATTCTTACAAAACCTGTAAATGTTGAAGCCAGCCATAACTCCAGGGCCACCAAGCACCAGAACACAGAGACTAAGCAGGGACTTACGCAGCTCTTCCCGGTGCCTCTCCGTCTGGGCAAAAAACTGCCGAAGCTCCTCCGTGATCTCCATGTTACTCAGGTCATATTCTATCTCCCCTTCAGACTCAGAGTCCCCCTCCGTTTCAGAGTccctctcagcatcctccctcCCTCGGTGAGCATCTGTATACCGCTGAGCTCTCCCACAGTATGGAGCTGTGCCACttggcctgcagctggcagaatAGTCTCGGGTACGCGGGGGATCGTCGCCATCCCAATCTGAGTAGCGGTTCTTTGGCGAGGTCGCACAAGGAGGCCATGGCAGCTGATACAAGGACTCCATGGCTCTCCTGTAGGCTTTCTGGTGTCTGTGCATCCAGCGCATGGCTAAGCCATAGTGCTTCCAGTATCTTGCAAACACTTGCTTAGAATACCACGGCTCAGTGTCCTCCTGTggcacaccaaacaaacaaaagagagagaaaacaaattgAGAGAGAGCAATTGAGAGGACAGGCACTGTAAATACAAATGCAAAGTCTGCTTTTTAATCACTACTTATCCTTTTCctatcatcacagaatggtaggggttggaagggatctttggagagtatagagtccaacccctctgctaaagagGGTGCAGATAGGTTGCTTACACAGGACCattcagacaggttttgaaagtctccacggAAAGacactgcacaacctctctgggcagcttcttccagtgctACATCATCCTcaaagtttttccttgtgtttaattgaaacctcctgtgttctagtttgaactcactgtcccttgtcctattaatgggcaccactgcaaagagcccagccccatcttcttgaccttcaccctttagatatttatatgcattaataagattccctctcagactcctccaggctaaccacccccaggtctcttagcctttttcccataagagagatgcttcagcccCCTAATCATATTtgcagccctccattggactttcTTTAGcagttccctctctctctggaggtgGAGAGCCCAGAATGGGACAccatactcaaggtgtggcctcaccagggtagagGGGCAGAGTATATGACAAACAATATAGATCTGAAAGAGAACAATTATTAACACAGTGCAAGTGCACTACACTTCATTGCTCTCACATGAGATGGTTTCTGCATCACACAACGACCAGTGAAGGATTACCAATAGAGAAGTCAGAATGTCCAAAGTATTTTCAACTGTTTGTGCTATTTCAGTAAAGTCAGGCTTTTTTTAGGGGATATGCTATGTGGATATATTCCACAATTCCTTAGCTGCTCATGTGAGCTGCAAGAACTGAATGATTCCAAGGTGTGTGTATTACAGCCTACACCTGACTTCCAAATCCGCAGACAGAAAACACGAGAGATTAAAATTCCTACATATTAAACAAAGGCATTCATTTTATCCAGCAACATATTTCCTCCATCTGCCTGCCAAAATAAGTTTCCCAGAAAAGGTCAAATGGCAATTCAGCCAAGTTCATATATCCATCATGGCCTTGATCAAAACAAGACTGTATTTAGTCGAGCGCAAGCTGCCATTAGATCTCCCTTTTGTACTCATTAGCAACCACATATGAGAAGGGGTAATAAAGTGCCACTGACACAAGCACACAGCAAAATATTTCTATAGAATGAAACATACTGTAGTACACCTTCTCCTGTCTTCATGCTAATCTTAGtttccctgaaaaaaaagagtttcaAGCTATTCAGATTTCACCAGGAAATATGAAGCCCCACAGCCCACTTCATCTCCCTCCTCACACTACCCTGAAAAAGAGGGGATAAGAGAGGCTCTTAAAAGAAGGCTGTAAAGTAAACTAGGGCCTAAAACCAGTAAATAAATggcaatttttttctctttcacccACATCTTAATTTCCACAGCAAATGTTTTATGGAATGCCCCTATTTTAAATTGGAAGAATTTTAATCAAACCATATTCCGGCAAATGCTCACAACTCTTCCCAGATGAGCTGAAGTTCTCAGAGATGAGGGCAACATTTATAGTCCTTTattgtttgtggttggtttggggggtttttaattaaaaaaaaaaaggtcatacACATTAAAAACTGTGTGGTTTGAAGTGTGCTTGCTTGATCTGCACTGGCTCCATTCCATAGCCTTACAAGAATGGTtctgtgggggggtgggaatatAAATCCCAGAACAAAGCAGAAACTCCACACAACCCCCAGAAACACTTTCCATTTAACACTGAGCAAATTTCATTTACTTGTATTTGTTTTCACTGTCTGGTTTTCAGGCAATAATACAATGGCAGAGTTTGGAATAACAGCTGTAactctcatgttttccttcctgctgcaaAACTGAGTCCACTATCAGAAGAGATCTATAAATGCTATCTCTTTTTAATGTTCATTGTACATGTGCCGCTTgaagccctggctggggctgaagagctcagctgggggcaaggctgagaatcccttcccttctgcccctctcctcttgccctatagatgtggcacctggtgccgtggtctagtcatgaggtctatggtgacaggttggacttgatgatccttgaggtctcttccagctttagtgatactgtgatccctccccctcttcccccctcctcttgcccAACAGTTGTAGCACTTGGTACCGTGGtcaagtcatgaggtctgtggtgacaggttggacttgatgatccttgaggtctcttccaaccttggtgatagtGTGATACTGTAAGTGCTCTCACAAACACAATACCTCCAACTAGCAGTGCTTATAAAGAAAACTCACCACAACAAACATGTTCCTTAAGGTATGTCTAAGAAAAAAATGCACctttgataatctttgaggtctctcccaaccttattgattctatttgTGAAGGCCTGTGGGGCTTACCTACTTGATTTTAAAGTATCTTTCCTGACAAATAACAGTTCTTGGGAGGTGAAACCTAAGGGAAATTCTCCTCTCAGCCTAACATAGCTCTGCTACGAACCCATGCATTTCAGAACACTCACTCCTAAGATGAGTGGGTGCAAGAAAAGCATCTGCCTTCCATATGGGATTTCTTCATTCTTAACCATCCAACCACCTAAAAGCTAAGGATGAACAATGTTTTATTTACTGTTCTTGCTCTGCCTAAGAATGTCACGCCGACTTCCCACCCTCCAGCAGTCAGATGGGAAGGTCCTTTTGTCAAATCTGATACTCACCAGTTACTTTTAGAACATTTTGTCTAGTTTTTTATACAACTTAAAAATACAGTTTTGATATATCATGAAGTTTGACCACAGCAGGTGTAATACATGCTGTGCATTTCCATGGAAGACAGCACGTTCTTTTGAAGCTCAGAAATTATCTCCAGTGCTTCCAAAATGTTTCTGAAAGAGGCCTCGATGACTTTACTGCAAGCTCTGGAATCCAGCTGGCTGATTCCTCTAGCTGACTAGCTCCAGTTGTTAATGTAAGGGAAAGGGAGACAAAAAGCCAGTTCTTGTAGACAGAACTGTGATGCTGGTCCCTGTCCAACTGCTTTGGGGGGCTTCTTTGTTGAAAGTGACCCTTGAAAAACCCCTTCTACATCTGAATTTTTAAAATGCACTGGTTAAAAGAGAAAGTCCAGCAATGTTTtacattggggggggggggggaagggaagccaACATTTTAAAGTCCAGCTTAGTTCTGTGCCTGTGCTTTTTCAGCTGGGGAATAAATGGAACTAAGAGATTTCCTCATGGAAACAAAAGCCATAAATCCAAGGCAGATGATCAGAgttctctgtttttttcctgttacgACTCTGGAGTCTTCCCAGGAGCAGACAAACTGCTTACTCTTGTAATGTGAATTCTGTCTTCAAAGCCATTTAGCTGCTTTCAGATAGAATCTTTACATGCCTGCACTGACAGTTCAATAAATGTGTTTATATGTATTTTGTATAGAAAATGTGATGAAGCTATGACACAGAAACCCATAGAGGCTGCTTACCATCTCTTGCAGAGGTTTTTCCTGGTGATCAAGGTGATCTAGAAAAGAAGAGAGTAGCTTTGTAATTCATAGAAATGTATGCAATTAAGATGGTGACAAGCAttgaatttatttttgttgAACTTGAGTACTATGCTCTGCAGCTATTAAATATCCCTTCCCTGGTGTGCCTAATTGAAGTCTGTTCTTTATAGGTTTTGATTAGCATCAGCAAAGATCTCATTCCTTAAAACTTCCTACTACAATAAGATTAAAAGGAAGCCTTCCACACAATGCAGTCTAAAATGCTTGTACTAAAcacttttccccaccccccactacatttttgtttgctcttttgTCTCACCTTTATTTTCTAACCTTCTACAAGCATTACCTTCCAAATTACCACCAAACAGAAGTCATAAACCTAAATGAAACACAGTCTCCTCATTTTCTAGTGCTGTCTGCACAGGGGGGGTGTTTGTATCGATATATGGAGCAATGACCATAAAATTATTAAATCCATCTTGCCTCCATTCAAGTAGTAAAGCTTCTGTTTAACCCTACGGTGCACCCACAGCCACATACTGCCCCTTCTtctacctttttcccccccttcagaCATCTCATATTGCCTCATGTACAGAAGTTGTTTTAATGTGAGGAAAATCCTGAAAGAAGAGGGATAACTGAGCAATTGTGGTCTGGATGCTTGGGTAGTGAGATGGATTGTGACATGGTGGAAGGAAAGAAGtaagagagttgtggtcagtgggacagtctagttggaggcctgtgtctagtggagtccctcaggggtcaggaatgggaccagtgctgctcaatacctggatgagggaacaaaGAGCACTCtcaacaagtttgctgatgacacaaaattgggtggagtggctgacacaccagcgggctgtgctgccattcagggagacttagactggagagttgggcagagagaaatgtaatgaatttcaacaagggcaagtgtacaGTCTAGCCCCTgggaaagacctgggggtcctagtggatggatggttgaccatgagccagcagtgtgctcttgtggccaagaaggccaaggccattctggggtgtattagaaggggtgtggctactaggttgagagaggttctcctgcccctctactctgtcctggtgaggctgtatctggagtactgtgtccagttctgggcccctcagctcaagaaggatggggaactgcttgagagagtccagtgcagagccacaaaaatgattaatgGATTGGAACATTTCCCTTATGAGTagagactaagggagctggggctctttggcttggagagaaggagactaaggggtgagcTCATTAATAGTTAttaatatgtaaagggtgagtgccaaggggctggagccaggctctgcccagtgatgcccagtgacaggacgaggggcaatgggtggaagttgaggcacaggaagttccatggaaacattaggaattttttttctctgtaaggtggtggaacactgaaacaggctgcccagggggctgtggatgcattcctgtgtgagctggtataggtcatcctgctctggcagggaggggtggacttggtgatcttttgaggtcccttccagcccctaacattctgtgattctgtggtaactGTAGCGGGGCTGGGGAAAGgtaagagggagagagagagaatgagatACCTTATCTCTAACCAGGCAGGGTTCATAATTATCAGTGAGTTATCAGCATGACTCACTGAGAAATATTCTGAATTCTCTCCCTATCTGACAATTATTTTACCCTATTAAGATGTTAGCTGCTTCACCCATACATTTTTTCTGACACTTTCACCCTCAGTTTGAACTTCATGTTAGGTGAGGACCAGTGAAAAGTAACAGAACCTTGGTGTACTAAACTATCATTGCTACCATGAGACATGGTCAAATGCTGGTCTCAGCAATGCTGGATTGTAGCCAAGACAGCACTTGAAATTGTAGATTTCTAGCAGCATAAAGCTGGGATTTTTCAGAATGCATATGAAtacagggcacacagcagatgTGTTCTGCCTCATATTTAACAGTACTGATTAAACAGCAACTTTTGCCTCTAAAAACAAGCCACATTATGTGAAAGGAGAATGGGGATGGACCACAGTCCAAGAAAATGCAAGTCATTCAGCTACCACAAAGGCAAATTACTGTCCTTTGCAAAGCCCACACTACACTCAAACCCATACTCCCCTTGTCACACCAGCCTGTCTACAAGAAGCCCTACACGTGTGAGCAGTCTCTTTGCAATCAATGGGAGGATTCATGCCAGCAATTAGGATGAGGCATTAGGCAACCCAAGTGTGAGAGTTCGTTGTActctctcctgcctgcttgGAAGAAGAAAACCTAGCACTGAGGTCCCTGTAAAACACTACAGTGACTTGTAACACTTGAAACCTCACATATGCATAAAAGACTCCTGGGATACCCACCTTTCTTAATTTCAAACCTCTCATTCCCCATGCTTGCCCTCCTCACAGCTTTCATCTCCACTCTTACATAAGATGTTTTGTGTACCTTTCCCATATACATCTAGATACTGTAAAAGTTGCCATGACATCTTTTGCTCTTACTTAAAACCTTAAGTCCCTCGTATCTGATTCTTCCATTTCCCACTTGAAAGCATGTGTATTTCATTTTCATGCTGACTCCAATTCTCACATGACAAAAGATTCTCTGAATCAGCTTCAGCATGAACAGAAATCAGGttcacagaatagaacagaataaaccaggttggaagagacctttgagatcactgagtccaaccttaGCTTAATGTAAATACACTTCTCAAAGCAGCAAGTGGTGAAGTCTGATACTTCCACTTCACAGGCAACAGGTACATGTTCTCtctgaaggggaaggagggaaaaagccCTGACAAAACTATCCAACCACATCAGTTTCCCAAATATGAAAAACCTGTTTTGCCAACCACAGAAACTTGAATTACCTGCATAAATTATTTATGAAACATTAGTCCACAAatacaaagcagagcagaacactGTTGTGAGCCAGGAGACTGAAGGATTTGGTTTACTTTCAGCTGACTTGCTCTTCCAAAACAAACTACATAAAATATGAAACACAGCAAGAGGCAGACAATGCATGTGATAATTCTAATTCTGTGTTTTATGCTTTTGGAACTACAGAGGCAAAGGAACACAGGAACATCACCATCAGATGTACAATTCAAAATGAGGAAGGCATTTGTTTGCCTATGCTGGCCATCAAGGATGTAAAAGCTGTTTTTTCTGATCAATGCTATTACTTCCTTTTCTCAGTTTTAATTATCAGTGGGGAAATGTTTTAAACACTGATACACTGCCTTTCATCAAAACATGCCTGTCTCCTTCTGACTTGAGGCAAGTAAACATTAGTAAAAAGAAATGAATCTGAGCAAGGCAATGACAGCATTTAATTCCACTGAAGTCAACAGAAGTTGAGATAATTATCTGTCATATTGAGACTGCTTTTTGAACAGGGTGATGCAATTCATAGTTGGGAAGCAAAGTCCTCTAGTGGTGTGTAGTACATAATGCTGCCACACAGCTGCCTACTGGAGGCAAAAAGCACAGCTCAGAAACACCTACCAGTGCTGGATCAAGGGCAGTGCTATGTAAAAACATCAACTGTGTACCTATTTCACATGTCTGATGCTTAGTCTTGGTGCAGAATTGCCAGCAGGAGCGGGAAATGCCCTAAAAGTGGTTTGATGTTCTGTGCTTCTTATTAATACTGTGCATTGTTGGGGTATGACATCAGCTTTAATACTGAAGTGCCCTAGTTATAGTCATGCAGAAATATAAGCCTGTGTCTGCTAAGAGAGTTGGCAGGATGAGCTATTTCCTTttacaaagaagaaaaggtaAAATTCCCCAGTGCTGTACACTGCAATCTTTTAAGTGGCTGTAAACATAAGATATGTCTAGCACTTTGGATACAGTTATGTCATCCCAACAGGACAGTCCGTTGAGCTATGAAGACCTACCTACCACTGTGATGTCTTCACAGCAATGTCCTTACACCAATAGTGGTAATTCCTGTGAATGGAAACAAATTACACATTAAAACAAGATTATATTAACATAGGGACAATCTACATTTAACCACTAGGCCTGCAAACAAAGCTTCAGCAAAATATGTACTATGGCTCTTCTAAAGCGAGCAGGGCCCGAGGCAGTGCAATGTTCTACTGCCACCACAaagaaggtcttctctgagATCCATGACACAAACCCAAAAGCTACCTGTGCCAAAAAATCACGAGGTCAAAAGTGGAGTTCTAAAAGCTGTACAATTATTAGTAGTCCCAGTCAgcttatttcatagaatccataaggttggaaaagacctcagagatcatcaagtccaacctgtcacccaacacctcatgacttactaaaccatggctctaagtgccacatctaaaccccttttgaacacctccagggatggtgactccaccacctccctgggcagcacattccaatggccaattactctttctgggaagaactttctcctcacctccagcctaaacctcccctggcgcagcttgagactgtgtcctcttgttctggtgctggttgcctgagagaagagaccaacccccacctgtctacaacctcccttcagggagttgtagagagcaataaggtctcccctgagcctcctcttgtccaggctaagcaaccccagctccctcagcctctcctcacagggctgtgctcaaggcctctcaccaactttgttgcccttctctggacacgttcaagaatctcaatgtccttcttaaactgaggggcccagaactggacacaggactcaaggtgtggcctaagcagtgctgcacacagggcagaatgacttccctgctcctgctggccacactatttcatATACAGCTTCTCAGCTTCGTCACAACAAAGAGGATGAAACTCCCACACCGCTGCTGCGGAAAGCAGCATCCCTTCCCCGGTCTCACGGAGGCTGTGCCCAGATCATGGTCAGCAACTCTTAAGGACCACAAAAGCGCAGAGCGGATCCCGGAGCTGCCAGGTGGGGAGAACGATTAAGGAAGAGTTAAGGAAGCCTCCCGCCCGGGCTGCCCGGCCGCCAGCGCCGCCCCGGCAGAGCCCTGCCGCCCGGGCTGCCCGGCCGCCAGCGCCGCCCCGGCAGAGCCCTGCCGCCCCAGCCCCCGCGCCCAGGCCGGAGCGTTTTGCAGAGGAAAAGCCGTACAGCCGATCTGCGAGCAAGAAACACCACCCCTCTCCTGCACCCAGCCACGCGGGCCCCGAGAACACAGCTCTCCCCGGAGCTCCTCGCTTTCCCCCTCATGCCGCTGCTCACCccggctgctccctccctcccgccgCCCCCCCTCCGCTGTCCCGAGGCCCAGCACGGCGGGCGGCCTGGGCCGCAGCCAGAGAGGGGCACCGTCACTCCTGCACCCACCGGACCGCCTCGGCGGTAGCGTGCCTGGCAAGGAGAGCCCAGCGCAGCCGCTGGTGTTTCCCCACTTCCTCCCGCAAGCACCAGGAAGAGCGCAGCTTCCCTCACCGCTTCCGCCCGGCCCCTCGCCTGTCCTGCAGCGCCGCCTTGTGGCGTTGCGGAGAGGCGCCGGCCGGGTCCGGCTTCCCGAGGACGGCCACAGGGCCCCGACACCGCAACTGTCCCTTTAGGGAGGAGGCTGCCCCAGATACACGGTGGTGCAGCTCACctatgaggaagggctgagagggttggggtcattcagcctggagaagagaaggctccatggagaccttattgtggtctttaaataattaaagaaaaatggtGACAAACTCTTTAGCCGAGCCTGTTGCAATATGACAAGGGGTAGTGATTTTAAACTAAAGGAGGGTAGAGTCAGAGTATATGTAAGGGGAAAAATACTTTTATGAGAgtggtgggacactggcagaagttgcccagagaagtatTTAGATGTCTTATCCCTAGAAACATCCATGgtgagattggatggggctctgagcaacctgcttttattgaagatgtccctgctcattgcaaagCGATTGAACTAGATGTCCtttaaagaatagaataaaccaggttggaagagacctttgagatcatcgagtccaacctgtcatccaacactatctaatcaactaaaccatggcaccaagcaccccaaccagtctctaaagggcctttccaacccaaactattctataaCTAAGTAAAGGGTCAGCAGCTTTTCTCTTGTGAAAACCCCTATACTGGTTTGATACTGAATTTTGTTCTCTTTAGTTATGCAGATGGGATCATTTTAGCTGTAAAATGATCAGCATCCCATAGCCTAAATTTTGCAGAGCACCAGATGACTGTGAGGCAATATTGGAGAGCTTTACACTGGTATGAATGTGAAATATCAGGAGAGAAGCTTCAAAAATCTCTTCAGCTATTTGTACTGCAAAGACCTATCTGAAAGTCAAAACTGCCAACAACACCAACAATTTCCTTATCTATGTCTCTGGATCTTTTCTAGTCTCCCATGCTATGTCCTGGAGGAACTGATGATAGTCATATGAAAATTATTGGTCCCGGCCTTTAGTGTCAGGAAATGGGAGTTAGTCCTGAAGAGGTACAAATTTTCAAGAAACAAAGTGCTTGTAACCAGTACTACCTTCTAACTGCTTTTAAAAGACACTGAAATTTCACACGGTTTTGAAACAGGAGAACATCTGGAAAACAGGACTGCTGACTCAGGATAAAGATATCAATACTCTTCTCCAAAGCTATATAAAAATGAGAGATATATTGTCCATTTAACTCCTCGCACCAACGCTTACACTTTTAGGTGTAACAGGGCATCCAGCCGCGAGGCAGCAGCGAGAGAACCGGCGGCGGAGCCTACGCCGCAGCAGAACTGCAGTACCGACAATTGAacacgcggtggcagcactAAGCACGGACGGGGCGGCACTACCGGACATTCGCCGCCCCATAGCAACGCCCGGCACCATTTGTACACATCCCACTCTCGCCATGCCCCGAGAAACGGCATGGCCGCAGGAATTCCGTGTCGCAGGCCTACAGCTCCCGGCATGCCCAGGAAAAACAATCGGGAAGTGGTTTTGCCCCCGGACTACAGCTGCCGGCATGCCCCGCGGAAACAGCGAGTTCGCGCCGCCCGCGGTCTTGGTCGGCTGCCCGCCCTGTGTCCCAGCCGTGTCGTCCCAGCTTACAGCTCCGTGCTTTGCCCGCCGGATGCTCGCTGGTACCGCGCCCACGGGACGGCCGCGGTGCCTCCTTACCGGGAGGCAGCACAGAGCGCGGCGGCAGCATCCGTCGTACACCACAGTATGGATTGCCCTTACCGGCGTCCGGGGAGCAGTTCCGCAGCATGGCCACAGGACGGCAGTAGTGAGCACGACAGCGTGCGGCATACAGCGCATGTGCCGAGACCCTAGCAACGCGTGGGGCTACAATGCATGCGCCGAGTCCATAGCAACGGCTGCCCGCTTTGATTTGCTGTGCAACGCAGCGTCACGAAATCCCAGAGCATCacgggctggaggggacctccagagagcagcgagtccaaccccctgccagagcaggaccatagaatctggAGCAGGTCGCACACGAATGCATCCAGacgggtttggaaagtctccagaggagactccacaacctccctgggcagcctgttccagtgttccatcaccttcactgtaaagaagtttctcctcatcttgaggtgaaatcttctatgttcaagcttgttcCTTatcttattattgtgcaccaccgAAAAGAGTTTGTCCCCCtacacttgacacccaccccttagatatttgtAGGCATTGATGAGATACATTCTCAGTCTTCTAAgactaaacactcccagggctctcagtctctcttcacaggacagatgctcaagtcccctaatcatcctcatggctttctgttggactctctccagcagatccctgtctctcttgaac
Encoded proteins:
- the GEMIN8 gene encoding gem-associated protein 8; its protein translation is MRWMHRHQKAYRRAMESLYQLPWPPCATSPKNRYSDWDGDDPPRTRDYSASCRPSGTAPYCGRAQRYTDAHRGREDAERDSETEGDSESEGEIEYDLSNMEITEELRQFFAQTERHREELRRQQQQEAELQYVEADQDLHKRRERSVQPPSERPGERRLAEMKKLYGAEAAKIQAMEAAMQLIFDRNCDKKQPKYWPIIPLKL